One Pichia kudriavzevii chromosome 3, complete sequence genomic window carries:
- a CDS encoding uncharacterized protein (PKUD0C02790; similar to Saccharomyces cerevisiae YOR381W (FRE3)): MRSAIGALLVLALSTTTLADELYLKTTIGTDSGAAEFWTCYEGIEDYVYDYTPLMLAEYSTYYDAMCGYPPAVATLLNCCFSLAEDKGDQFHDTVFKYAATSCKRYSSYHYSWTYYKDQYENGTKYYVPLDNIKNISLPLYAPTNANITAIEPTYVGYKNYYFNLDSGTWFSVGICGYFLLLIVISAIHNFSRKTAISKSINNSPFVKVLQKYIIFPTVLPNGKFAQAYGWKYFSLLFPNRIQFVTDLFIFALQVAFYCVDYRQNQGYWFGPARTTWQRFLGDRTGIMAFGKIPLLILFAGRNNFLLWITGWSAATFLHFHKVIASWMALDALIHSCAYTAYSKGSYVSSLKQTYFACGVAATVLCGVILLQAFHPFRVWYYEYFLTFHVVLAIAFLIMCWYHCNTLGWMEWLIAACCVWFFERLLRVIRMFGFGWKTATISVVDENLMKIKVPKPSWWFHQPGTYSYVYFAGWIFWENHPFTTVIEGDNLCSYIRVKKGITFRVWNQLVANGGKMNWKVCLEGPYGGDCASKLKKYDEALLIAGGSGVPSILENAAQVSKGKFIWIAQTLKSVQVYHNLLAQVHTEIEIYITREQGTDKITTLSELTNLEEPTTESSEKESDIEKTTSSGGVNIFYGRPNMGELLDYNVRNASANNIAIISCGPPALTDEVRNIVSSNVTSWDKSIDYFDELEVW, from the coding sequence ATGAGGTCTGCTATTGGTGCATTGCTAGTTCTAGCACTGTCAACCACGACTTTGGCCGATGAATTATATTTGAAGACAACTATAGGTACAGATTCAGGTGCTGCTGAATTCTGGACTTGTTATGAAGGTATCGAAGACTATGTTTACGACTACACCCCTCTAATGTTGGCCGAATATAGTACCTATTATGATGCCATGTGCGGCTATCCACCTGCGGTTGCTACCCTTTTGAACTGTTGTTTTAGCTTGGCAGAAGACAAGGGAGACCAATTCCATGATACGGTTTTCAAGTATGCTGCAACCTCATGTAAACGTTATAGTTCTTACCATTATTCTTGGACTTACTATAAGGATCAATACGAGAATGGTACAAAATACTACGTTCCACTGGATAATattaaaaatatttcattaCCATTGTATGCACCAACTAATGCTAACATCACTGCAATTGAGCCAACTTATGTCGGTTATAAAAACTACTACTTCAACTTGGATTCTGGTACTTGGTTTTCTGTTGGTATTTGTGGTTActttttgttattgattgTCATATCTGCTATTCATAATTTTTCCAGAAAGACTGCGATCTCCAAGTCAATCAACAACTCTCCGTTTGTCAAGGTTTTGCAGAAGTACATCATTTTCCCAACGGTTTTACCTAATGGTAAATTTGCACAAGCCTATGGCTGGAAATACTTTTCACTTCTATTCCCTAACAGAATCCAATTTGTAACCGATTTATTTATCTTTGCTCTTCAAGTGGCATTCTACTGTGTTGACTATCGTCAAAATCAAGGCTACTGGTTTGGCCCAGCCAGAACAACCTGGCAGAGATTCTTGGGTGACCGTACTGGTATTATGGCGTTTGGTAAGATTCCGTTGTTGATCTTGTTTGCAGGTAGAAACAACTTCTTATTATGGATTACTGGTTGGTCAGCAGCAACATTCTTACATTTTCATAAAGTGATTGCATCATGGATGGCTCTTGATGCTTTGATTCATTCTTGTGCATACACAGCATATTCCAAGGGTTCCTATGTATCAAGTTTAAAACAAACCTATTTTGCTTGTGGTGTTGCAGCAACTGTTTTATGCGGCGTTATCTTACTCCAAGCGTTCCATCCATTCAGAGTGTGGTATTATGAATATTTCCTCACGTTCCACGTTGTTTTAGCAATTGCCTTTCTCATTATGTGCTGGTACCACTGTAACACGCTTGGTTGGATGGAATGGCTTATTGCCGCATGTTGTGTTTGGTTTTTTGAACGTTTGTTAAGAGTTATTCGTatgtttggttttggttgGAAGACAGCTACTATTTcggttgttgatgaaaacttaatgaaaataaaagtcCCAAAACCTTCTTGGTGGTTCCATCAACCAGGCACTTATTCTTATGTTTACTTTGCAGGTTGGATATTTTGGGAAAACCATCCATTTACCACAGTTATTGAAGGAGATAATCTGTGCTCTTATATTCGTGTCAAGAAGGGAATCACTTTTAGGGTTTGGAATCAGCTGGTGGCTAATGGCGGTAAAATGAACTGGAAAGTGTGCCTTGAAGGTCCATATGGTGGTGACTGTGCAtctaaattgaaaaaatatgatGAAGCTTTACTCATTGCTGGTGGTTCAGGTGTTCCTTCCATATTAGAGAATGCCGCACAGGTTTCCAAGGGTAAATTCATTTGGATTGCACAAACATTGAAGTCTGTTCAAGTTTATCATAATTTACTTGCACAAGTACACACGGAAATCGAGATCTATATTACTAGGGAACAAGGTACCGATAAAATAACCACTTTAAGCGAGTTAACCAATTTAGAAGAACCGACTACAGAAAGTTCTGAGAAGGAGTCtgacattgaaaaaactacATCAAGTGGAGGTGTTAACATTTTTTATGGACGTCCAAACATGGGTGAGCTGCTTGATTATAATGTTAGAAATGCATCTGCAAATAATATTGCTATCATCTCATGTGGTCCACCCGCACTTACCGATGAGGTCCGTAATATAGTTTCTTCCAATGTTACATCATGGGACAAGTCTATTGACTACTTTGATGAGTTGGAAGTTTGGTGA
- a CDS encoding uncharacterized protein (PKUD0C02780; similar to Saccharomyces cerevisiae YER005W (YND1); ancestral locus Anc_7.149) produces MSHELQSKNRSVYNLRFFRIVFPLWKGTSATLPTTMKYALIIDAGSSGSRALVYQYTNDSTTVLPQIQQISNTKTKPGLSTYGYLKKGSYDLWGDHFATLIETAKGIIPANLHSITPVFVQATAGMRLLPSKSRDRILKQVCDVISKESEFVVLPCEEHIEVIDGDTEGLYGWLALNYLSGKLEDVNSIPYGFMDMGGASTQLAFVPSDKEQVNKHGDDMYTVRLRQNDGSLHEWPVFVSSWLGFGANEARRRQLDALINALPPNINYDKNGDGKGDLTDPCSPVGMQTDVEYNGKTYTVTGSGEYEGCLKTIYPLLLKHMPCAEEPCLFNGVHGPAMDFSKEKFVGVSEYWYTAHDVFKLTDEYNYEMFEKATEEFCKTPWETIKAKFDNHEYGEALTLELLQTSCFKASWIVNILHEGFDIPRLGVDESKSIEGKDEPIFKSVNNIQGNELSWTLGKMVIYASSQTEGADEVGVFPGPTVAEKHEKEKTSQTIVEIDDNVNSPFVTFGLFLMVTLVLYYGIIYKFGNLKNFFRKVQGYRKPQFLQEAYDLEEGRSLSHSQKSKELKSTLRTRSTMNLHELQSSNNGDEYNIQTNLPHSFTFTSFRDPNLHLPGNKKLFKNGNTSTPSLKSM; encoded by the coding sequence ATGTCACATGAGttacaatcaaaaaatagaagTGTTTATAATCTCCGTTTTTTTAGAAttgtttttcctctctGGAAGGGAACAAGTGCAACACTGCCAACTACCATGAAATACGCCCTTATAATAGATGCTGGATCATCTGGGTCTCGGGCATTGGTATACCAGTATACCAATGATTCAACAACTGTATTAcctcaaattcaacaaatttcaaataccAAAACCAAACCTGGATTATCAACATATggatatttgaagaaaggAAGCTATGATTTATGGGGAGACCATTTTGCAACACTAATTGAAACAGCAAAAGGAATAATACCCGCCAATTTACATTCCATCACACCGGTATTTGTTCAAGCAACCGCAGGAATGAGGTTACTACCATCAAAATCCAGAGACAGAATTTTAAAACAGGTATGTGACGTTATTTCCAAGGAGAGTGAATTTGTAGTATTGCCATGCGAGGAGCACATAGAAGTTATTGATGGCGATACAGAAGGACTTTACGGATGGCTTGCGTTGAACTACCTCAGTGGTAAACTAGAAGATGTAAATTCAATACCATATGGGTTTATGGATATGGGTGGTGCATCAACCCAATTGGCTTTTGTACCTAGTGACAAAGAACAGGTAAACAAACATGGAGATGATATGTACACTGTTAGGTTGAGGCAAAATGATGGATCGCTTCATGAATGGCCGGTTTTCGTTTCAAGTTGGCTGGGGTTTGGTGCAAATGAGGCTAGAAGGAGACAGCTCGATGCGTTAATCAATGCGTTACCTCCAAATATAAATTACGATAAAAATGGCGATGGTAAGGGCGATTTGACTGACCCTTGCTCACCCGTAGGAATGCAAACAGATGTGGAATATAATGGGAAAACTTACACCGTTACAGGATCAGGCGAGTACGAAGGATGTTTGAAAACTATATATCCACTATTGTTGAAACACATGCCATGTGCCGAAGAGCCGTGTTTGTTTAATGGTGTTCATGGTCCGGCAATGGACTTTTCCAAAGAGAAATTTGTTGGAGTTAGTGAATATTGGTATACAGCCCATGACGTTTTCAAATTGACCGACGAGTATAATTATGAGATGTTTGAAAAGGCCACTGAAGAGTTTTGCAAAACACCATGGGAAACAATCAAGGCAAAGTTTGATAACCATGAGTATGGCGAGGCTTTAACCTTAGAGCTATTACAAACATCATGTTTTAAGGCAAGTTGGATAGTCAATATTCTTCACGAAGGTTTTGATATTCCAAGGTTGGGCGTTGATGAATCTAAGAGCATTGAGGGGAAAGATGAACCAATATTTAAGAGTGTGAACAACATCCAAGGTAATGAGCTGTCATGGACTTTGGGTAAGATGGTAATCTATGCTTCCTCACAAACAGAGGGCGCTGATGAAGTTGGTGTATTCCCAGGGCCAACAGTTGCTGAGAAACACGAGAAGGAGAAGACTAGTCAGACTATTGTTGAGATAGATGACAACGTAAATTCTCCCTTTGTTACCTTTGGGTTGTTTTTGATGGTGACATTAGTGCTTTACTATGGGATTATCTACAAGTTTGGGAATCTTAagaatttttttagaaaagttCAGGGGTATCGCAAACCGCAATTCTTACAAGAAGCATACGACTTAGAAGAAGGGCGTAGTTTATCACATTCACAGAAGAGcaaagaattgaagagtACGCTACGTACACGTTCCACCATGAATTTGCACGAATTACAAAGTTCTAATAATGGCGATGAGTACAACATTCAGACCAACCTCCCACACTCTTTTACCTTTACATCATTCCGTGACCCTAATCTGCATTTACCaggaaacaagaaattattCAAGAACGGCAATACATCAACACCAAGTTTAAAATCTATGTAA